Sequence from the Abditibacteriota bacterium genome:
ACCTGCCAACTGCACGGCCGCCGGCAACTACGCCAAGGTGCTGCACTATGACAAGCCCAACACGGACATGCTGAACCCGTGGCCGGTGAAGGACTCATAAATAAAAAAAACGCTCCCCGCAAGGGGAGCGATTTTTTAGTCTCTCTTGTTCTTGGTCTCGGTCTCGTATTTGATCCTCACCATATCATAGACCACGTCGGGGATCTCTATCCTGCCGAAGCTGCAGCTCTCCGGCTGGCCCGGCCCCGCGTATTTGGGGTCGCAGCAGAAGTGGTCGTCCCTGTATTTGTCTCTCTGGCTCTTGTCTCTCAGATCGGGTATCTCCACGGGCCGGTTGCCCTCCCAGGCGGACCGGTAGCCCAGAGTGCCTATCATGGTCATATCCAGACCCGTATAGACGTCTATGGCCTCCTCCCTGCCCTCTCTGTCCAGTATGCAGTCCAGAAAATGCTGCATGGTCCAGTAGTCGGAGCCTCCGTGGCCCTCGGTGGCCCGGGACAGCTCGTTTTCCTTGTCCGGCTTGGGCTCGTAGTAGTCGGCCTTGCCCGCGTCCTGTATCCAGGTGTGGAGCATGTTCTCCCGGGCGCCGAAGCGGTCGGACTCCATCTGGCCGTTGGTGCCGTACACACAGTACCATATGGATTCCATGGACCGGCGGTAGCCCCCCTGCAAAAACTTGCCGGTGGCGCCGTTCTCAAACTGCACGCACAGCATGGCGCCCTCTCCGGCCCGCTTGCCCGTGTATCTGGCGAACTTGTTGGGGGTGTCGAAGGCCACCACCTTCACCGGCCTCAGGCCCGTGATGGTGATGATGGGCCCCGCGGCGTGGGTGCAGTAAAAGGTGGCGGGGATCCAGTTGCGCCAGTGGTCTCTCTGGCCGTAGGTGATGAGATGCCTGATGGACTCGCCGTCGTGGACGTATTCCCCTTCGCCGTGCTGAAACTCGCCTATGTCTCCCCGGCGGTATATCTTTTTCATCTCGGCGGTGGAACGGAAGTAGCAGTAGTTTTCCGAATAGGTGTACACCTTGCCGGTCTCCTCCACTGCTTCCACCAGCTCCACGGCCTCTGCCATGGTCTCGCAGGCCAGCACCTCGCTGGTCACGTGCCGGCCGGACCTGAGGCACCTCACCGCATAGGGGGCGTGCTCCGTGGCGTAGTTGGCCAGCACCACCGCATCCATGTCATGCTCCAGAAACTTGTCAAAGTCCTCGTAGAGAGTCACCTTTTCGCCGTGCTTCTCCGCCAGCTGCCGGCAGCTTTCCAGGGCCGGCTTGAATTTGTCGCAGATGGCCACCAGCTCCGCGTCGGGATGCTGGCTCATGACTCCCACCATGGTGGAGCCTCTGCCGGCGCCGAAGACGCCGATCTTTACCTTTTTGCTCATGCTTTTCTCCGTAAGCTCCTAAAAGTTTTGTTATTTATATTATACCCTTTTTTCCGGGCAAATATATACAAAAGCCCCCGGGGGAGGCTTTTTTTTTGCATATATTTTCCGGCTTCCTATCTGCCCTGCCACTTTTCCCTGACGGCAGCGTAGGCTTCGTCCGGTATATTCGCATCACCGAAGGAGCAGGAGCAGGGAGGCTGCCCCGGAAGCCGGGCGAGAGCCGGGTCCGCGCAGAAGAAGTCGTTGCGGAACTGCTCCCTGTTGGCCCTGACCCTGAGATCCGGGCAGTCCATGGGGGCGTTGCCGCAGAAAAGGGACCTGAAGCCCAGGGTCCCGATCATGGTCATATCCACCGCCGTATAGACGTCTATGACCCGGTCTCCGCCCTCCCGGCCCAGTATGGCGTCCAGGAAATACTGCATGGTCCAGAAGTCGGAGCCCCCGTGGCCCTCGGTGGACCGGGACAGCTCGTTCTCTTCTTCAAACTCGGGCCTGTAGTATCTGGCCTCCTTTTTGTCATGGATCCAGGTATGGAGCATCTCCGCGTGATCGCCGAAGCGGTCGGTCTCCATCTGGCCGTTGGTGCCGTACAGGCAGAACCACAGGACGTTCTCCTGCCGCCTGTAGCCGCCAGTGAGGAATTTGCCGGTGCCGCCGTTCTCGAACTGGACGCACAGCATGCTGCCGTCCCCCTTGCGGGCAGTATAGGTCTGACCGAGCCTGTTGGGGTTCTCGTAGGCCGTCACCTTCACGGGACGCAGCCCGGTGATGGTAAGGATGGGGCCGGTGCCGTGGGTGCAGTAGAAGGTGGAGGGGACCCAGTTGCGCCAGTGGTTCCTCTCGCCGTAGGTGAGCAGGTGCCAGTCGGGCTCGCAGTCGTGGACGTATTCCCCTTCGCCGTGGAGGAACTCGCCTATATCCCCCCGGCGGTACAGCCTGCGCATCTCCCAGGTGGCCCGGAAATACGAACAGTTCTCGGCGTAGGTGTACACCCTGCCCGACTCCTCCACCGCCTCTATGAGCTCAACGGCCTCCGCCATATTCTGCATACACAGCACCTCGCTGGTCACGTGTCTGCCGGACCTGAGGCACTTCACCGCGTAGGGCGCGTGCTCCGTGGCGTAGTTGGCTATGACCACGGCGTCCATATCGTGCTCCAGGAACCTGTCAAAGTCCTCGTAGAGAGTCACTTTTTCGCCATGCTTCTCCGCCAGCTGCCGGCAGCTTTCCAGAGCCGGCTTGTATTTGTCGCATATGGCCACCAGCTCGGCGTCGGGATGCCGGCTCATGACCCCCACCATGGTGGAGCCCCGGCCTGCGCCGAAGACTCCGATCTTTACTTTTTTGCTCATGCTTGTCTCCGTCATTGAAAAACTGTATTATTAAAATTATACTCTTATTTATGGTAAATAAATGCACAGAACGCCCCCGGAGGGGCGTTTTTTCTGTCTTTTGCGCGGGCAGTCTTTTGTCCCGTCCTCCTGCCCTATTCCAGCAGGCCCAGCTTCCGGGCCTGCTTCATCAGGTCAAAGAGCTCGTCCGGGGTCACGGGCACGTAGTCGTCCCCCAGAGCCCGGACGCACTTCAGGATGGTCTCGGGGCTGCCGTACCAGTTGATGACGGCGGCGTGTATGAAGGCGGGACGCATGAGGGGCGTCTGCTGCCTGATCAGCTCCGCCTGCAGCTTGGACATGTCCGCTCCCTCCGCCGTGGGCGCCGGGGAGGTATAGACTGCCCGGGCCACGGGCACTCCGCGGGACACGAAATAGGCGGCCTCGCTCCGGGCAATGCCTATGGCGGGGCCGTAGTCTCCCAATATGCCTGTCAGCCAGGGCAGCACCCGGGCCCACCGGTCAAAGTCCCCTCTGGTCAGGGGCACGCTGCTGGTGTCGCCGAACTGCACCGTGGTCATGCCCAGCTTTTTCATATATTTCCCGGAGAGGCGGATGTATTCGTCCAGCAGCTTCTCGCTGTCGCCGTACAGGTCCCTGCCGTAGAGGGGCGGGGTGATAAGGCCTATACCGGGAAAGCATATAAAGCCGTCGGAGGGGGTGGCGGTCTCCAGATAGTATTCCACCACGTCGGGTATCAGCTCCGAGGCCACCGGGTTCAGGGTCCAGCCCATGGGCACCCGGCCCCTCATGGGGTTTTGCCACCATCGTTCGCCGGGCAGGGCGGTCTCCACGTACTGGATGTTGTCCCCGTCGGATATGTTGAAGCATATATACACCTTGGAGGGGTCCAGAGTCAGCTGCCGGGGGCTGTTGAGGGGCTTGTCCGGCTTGTGGAACTCCAGCCCCGCGTGAAAGGACAGATTCGGAGCCCCGGCGGTCACTATGAAGTACTTGCCCTTCTGGCTGCACACCCTCTGGAGATTGGGCTCGTTCAGCCACCCCGCCGGCTGCTCGCCGTAGCCGCCCCAGCAGCCCATCACCGGGGAATTGGCCTCCGTCTCGTCTATGAAGTCATAGCACATATCCTTTTCCTCCGGGGTCATCTCGGCGCCTATCCAGATGGGCAGTATCCTGTGGAGCACCAGATAGTCCCTCAGGGCCATATGCAGGGGATGTATGTGGCAGAGGGCGGTCTTGCAGGCCTTGTCCCACATCTTTTCCCGCACCCACTGCATGGCGGAAGCGGCGGTGAGATATTTGCCCCGGGTGTCCTCCGCCACCTCCAGGCCCAGCCTGCTGTTCAGGGCGGGGCTCACGGGGATGAGGCTGTTTTCGGCGCAATACAGGGTCAGGGCGTTCAGCTTGTAATAGTGGACCGGGTCGCTGCCCAGGTCGTCGTCATACAGCACGGCCCCCCTGTAAAAACGGGAGTATTTTTTGAAGAGAGCCGCCGGGTCCTCCGCCGGGGTGAACCGATAGCCCTTTTTCTCCAGATTCGCCACCCACATGGGCAGGTGCTCCGGACTGTGCCAGCTGGTGGGCTGATAGATGTATATCTGTCCTCCCTCCCGGGCCACCAGCCCCTGCAGCACGGTAAGAGCAAAGCGGAACTCCGTGTCCGAATACTCGTTGTCCACCAG
This genomic interval carries:
- a CDS encoding Gfo/Idh/MocA family oxidoreductase; the protein is MSKKVKIGVFGAGRGSTMVGVMSRHPDAELVAICDKYKPALESCRQLAEKHGEKVTLYEDFDRFLEHDMDAVVIANYATEHAPYAVKCLRSGRHVTSEVLCMQNMAEAVELIEAVEESGRVYTYAENCSYFRATWEMRRLYRRGDIGEFLHGEGEYVHDCEPDWHLLTYGERNHWRNWVPSTFYCTHGTGPILTITGLRPVKVTAYENPNRLGQTYTARKGDGSMLCVQFENGGTGKFLTGGYRRQENVLWFCLYGTNGQMETDRFGDHAEMLHTWIHDKKEARYYRPEFEEENELSRSTEGHGGSDFWTMQYFLDAILGREGGDRVIDVYTAVDMTMIGTLGFRSLFCGNAPMDCPDLRVRANREQFRNDFFCADPALARLPGQPPCSCSFGDANIPDEAYAAVREKWQGR
- a CDS encoding Gfo/Idh/MocA family oxidoreductase; its protein translation is MSKKVKIGVFGAGRGSTMVGVMSQHPDAELVAICDKFKPALESCRQLAEKHGEKVTLYEDFDKFLEHDMDAVVLANYATEHAPYAVRCLRSGRHVTSEVLACETMAEAVELVEAVEETGKVYTYSENYCYFRSTAEMKKIYRRGDIGEFQHGEGEYVHDGESIRHLITYGQRDHWRNWIPATFYCTHAAGPIITITGLRPVKVVAFDTPNKFARYTGKRAGEGAMLCVQFENGATGKFLQGGYRRSMESIWYCVYGTNGQMESDRFGARENMLHTWIQDAGKADYYEPKPDKENELSRATEGHGGSDYWTMQHFLDCILDREGREEAIDVYTGLDMTMIGTLGYRSAWEGNRPVEIPDLRDKSQRDKYRDDHFCCDPKYAGPGQPESCSFGRIEIPDVVYDMVRIKYETETKNKRD